In Struthio camelus isolate bStrCam1 chromosome 31, bStrCam1.hap1, whole genome shotgun sequence, the genomic window ggtgtccccGTGCACTGCCCAGTGTCCCCGtgcattgtccggtgtccccatgcattgtccggtgtccccatgcattgtctggtgtccctgtccccatgcattgtctgGTGTCCCCCTGCACTGTCCGGTGTCCCCTGCActgtccggtgtccccatgcattgtccggtgtccccatgcattgtctggtgtccctgtccccctgcactgcccggtgtccccgtgcactgcccagtgtccccatgcactgcccggtgtccccatgcactgcccagTGTCCCCGTGCATTGTCTggtgtccccatgcactgcccggtgtccccgtgcattgtccggtgtccccatgcattgtctggtgtccctgtccccatgcactgcccggtgtccccatgcattgtccggtgtccccatgcactgcccggtgtccccatgcattgtctgGTGTCCCTGTCTCCAtgcattgtccggtgtccccatgcattgtccggtgtccccctgcactgcccggtgtccccatgcattgtctggtgtccctgtccccatgcactgcccggtgtccccgtgcactgcccagtgtccccatgcactgtccggtgtccccatgcactgcccggtgtcccctgcactgtccggtgtccccatgcattgtccggtgtccccatgcattgtctggtgtccctgtccccctgcactgcccggtgtccccgtgcactgcccagtgtccccatgcactgcccggtgtccccatgcactgcccagtgtccccgtgcattgtccggtgtccccatgcactgcccggtgtccccgtgcattgtccggtgtccccatgcattgtctggtgtccctgtccccatgcactgcccggtgtccccatgcattgtccggtgtccccatgcactgcccggtgtccccatgcattgtctgGTGTCCCTGTCTCCAtgcattgtccggtgtccccatgcattgtccggtgtccccctgcactgcccggtgtccccatgcattgtctggtgtccctgtccccatgcactgcccggtgtccccgtgcactgcccagtgtccccatgcactgtccggtgtccccatgcactgcccggtgtcccctGCACTGTCCGGTGTCCCCGtgcattgtccggtgtccccatgcattgtctggtgtccctgcccccatgcactgcccggtgtccccatgcattgtccggtgtccccatgcactgcccggtgtccccatgcattgtctgGTGTCCCTGTCTCCATGCATTGTCCagtgtccccatgcattgtccggtgtccccctgcactgcccggtgtccccatgcattgtctgGTGTCCCTGTCTCCAtgcattgtccggtgtccccatgcattgtccggtgtccccctgcactgcccggtgtccccatgcattgtctggtgtccctgtccccatgcactgcccggtgtccccgtgcattgtccggtgtccccGTGCACTGCCCAGTGTCCCCGtgcattgtccggtgtccccatgcattgtccggtgtccccatgcattgtctggtgtccctgtccccatgcattgtccggtgtccccCTGCACTGTCCGGTGTCCCCTGCActgtccggtgtccccatgcattgtccggtgtccccatgcattgtctggtgtccctgtccccctgcactgcccggtgtccccgtgcactgcccagtgtccccatgcactgcccggtgtccccatgcactgcccagtgtccccgtgcattgtccggtgtccccatgcactgcccggtgtccccgtgcattgtccggtgtccccatgcattgtctggtgtccctgtccccatgcactgcccggtgtccccatgcattgtccggtgtccccatgcactgcccggtgtccccatgcattgtctgGTGTCCCTGTCTCCAtgcattgtccggtgtccccatgcattgtccggtgtccccctgcactgcccggtgtccccatgcattgtctggtgtccctgtccccatgcactgcccggtgtccccgtgcactgcccagtgtccccatgcactgtccggtgtccccatgcactgcccggtgtcccctgcactgtccggtgtccccatgcattgtccggtgtccccatgcattgtctggtgtccctgtccccctgcactgcccggtgtccccgtgCACTGCCCAGTGTCCCCTGCACTGCCCGCTGCCCCCTGCACTcgccggtgctcggcgctgcccaccgcccgcgcccgcccgcgggtTCCGGAGGGGGGAGGCGGAGCTTCCCGgcccggcgcgccccgcccctGCCCTTATATGGGCAGAAGGAAAGCGCGgcgaagccccgccccctcctgctTCCTGCCGTCACGGGCCCCCTAATATAGTCATGGAAACGGCGCGGGGTGACCtcagcgggggcggggccgcgcccttaaaggggccgcgcggggcggggggaacacCCCCACGCGACCCCCGATCGCGCCCCGAAACAACCCCCCATGCACCCCAGTACAGCCGCTAcagccagccctgcaccccccttAAACACACCGCCTCCGCACACCCCTACACCCCCCCgggcaccgcgcacagccctacgcacccctgcctgcacccctACAGCCCCAGCGACCCCCCGCACGCACACCGTGCACAGCCCCCGCCCGTGCTGCCCCGTGTTACCGGGGGACAACGTGCCCCCCCACCCGGGGTATCCTGTCCCGGGAGCGCGCAGGGTCCCCGGGGCCGCGCAGGTCCGGGGGggctgcagagaccccccccatcccgggaGGGCGGACGGACCCCGGTGCCGTGCAGGGACCCACCCCAGCCCGGGACCCAGcagatccgggggggggggctgcagggacccccccatCCCGGAGCCGAGCAGATCCcgggtggggggctgcagggaccccccccatcccggaGCCGAGcagatccgggggggggggctgcagggacccccccccccatcccggagCCGAGCAgatccggggtggggggctgcagggaccccccccatcccggaGCCGAGCAgatccggggtggggggctgcagggacccccccccatcccggggcCGAGCAgatccggggtggggggctgcagggaccccccccatcccggggCCCAGCAgatccggggtggggggctgcagggacccccccccatcccggggcCGAGCAgatccggggtggggggctgcagggaccccccccatcccggggCCCAGCAgatccggggtggggggctgcagggaccccccccatcccggaGCCGAGCAgatccggggtggggggctgcagggacccccccccatcccggggcCGAGCAgatccggggtggggggctgcagggacccccccccatcccggggaCGAGCAGatccggggggggggctgcagggaccccccccccatcccggggcCGCTCCCGGCTCCCCAGTGCCGGGACGCTCCACCCGCAGcatttccgcccccccccccgcccccgcccccggtgctgggCGCCGTcgagccgcgccggggccggatgcgcggctgcggcggcgcgcgggggcgggggcggcccggccccggcggggggggggggggcggcggtataagggcggcggcggcggcggcctgggcgGCCGGTGCCATGGAGGAGGCGCAGCGggtgctggcggcggcggtgTGGAAGCTCTACCGGTGCCGCCTGCAGCGCGGCGGCCTCCGCCTCCACCGCAGCCTCCAGCTCTCGCTCCTCGTGCGCGCCGCCCGCCACCGCTAcctcgccgcccgcgccgccgccgaccgccccggtgccgccggcagcgccccgccgccgccgctgctgcccggcGGTGATGCGCTGAGCCGCGTCCCGGCTGCACCGGGCCGGGACCCGCCGGCTGCACCGGAGCGGGGGGCACCGCCGTTCGCACCGGGCCGGGACCCCGCCAGCACCGTGCACCGGGACCCGCCGGCTGCACCGGAGCGAGGGACACCGCCGTTAACACCGGACCAGGAGTCCGCCAGCACCGTGCACCGGGACCCGCCGGCTGCACCGGAGCGAGGGACACCGCCGTTAACACCGGACCAGGAGTCCGCCAGCACCGTGCACCGGGACCTGCCGGCTGCACCGGAGCGAGGGACACCGCCGTTAACACCGGGCCGGGACCCCGCCAGCACCGTGCACCGCGACCTGCCGGCTGCACCGGAGCGAGGGACACCGCCGTTAACACCGGACCAGGAGCCCGCCAGCACCGTGCACCGCGACCCGCCGGCTGCACCGGAGCGAGGGACACCGCCGTTCACACCGCACCGGGACCCCGCCAGCACCATGCACCGGGACCCGCCGGTTGCACCGGAGCGGGGGGCATCGCCGTTCACACCGCCCCGGGACCCGCCGGTTGCACCGGAGCGGGGGGCATCGCCGTTCGCACCGCACCGGGACCCCGCCAGCACCATGCACCGGGACCCGCCGGCTGCACCGGAGCGGGGGGCCCCGGCTgagccgcagcccggccgcccccccgggacccccccgccgccgcgggccgggcggaaGCGGCGCAGCTGGgagggcgccgcgccggggccgccgccggtcCCGAGCAAACGGGCGCGGCTGGAGGCggaggagccgccggggccgccgagccgctgcgccgcgccgcccgccgccgccttcggCCTCCTCGTCCGCGCCGTCGGGGCCTGCTGAGAccccccagccccgcgcggcACGGGGGTGGGACCCCCCGCGACCCACGGAACTGGCAAGGGGGGGGGCACGGAGCTTCCCCCCCGGGACCCACGGAGCTGGCAAAGTGGGGGGCTGCagacccccccgggacccacGGAGCTGGCAAAGGGGGGGGGCCACGgagttcccccccctccccaggacccACGGAACTGGCaaaggggggggggacgcggatttccttccccccccctgcGACCCACGGAACTGGCAAGGGGGGGGCACGGAGCTTCCCCCCCCGGGACCCACGGAGCTGGCAAAGTGGGGGGgctgcagacccccccccgggacccacGGAACTGGCAAAGGGGGGGGCCACGGAGCTTCCCCCCCTCCCGGGACCCACGGAACTGCTCAAGGGAGGGGCCGCAGACCCCCTCCCCGGGACCCACGGCTACGGAGCCCCCCCGGACACATGGACACCCCCCTTGGGGGCACGGAACTggcaagaggagggggggggacacATAACCCCCCCCCGCGACACGCGGGTTTTCGGTGCCAGGGGCCCCCggcgggccccgcccccccgTGACTCACCCACATGTGACAGCGGTTGCGTcacccggccgggggggggggaacttccCGGTGCCcgtgggtggggggcaccccgaCCCCCTTCTCGCTCCCTGTGGGGGGGGTCCAGGCTGGCCCTGCCCCCCCTCCTCCCGCGCGCCTGGGGGGGGCGTTAATTTataccctgggggggggggagctgcttCCTCCCTCCTATTAGTTGGGTGGTTTTGCTAATTATTATGTTGTTAATGAAATAAAAGTGCGTTTGTGACCCGGCTGCCTCCGAGGGTCGCTcgcggcgcggggggaggctCCGACCGCTCAAttttgggggttggggggtgtAACCCCCCCCCACTCACACGCGCGTTTCCCGGGGAGCTCGTGGTGGCTTCTCTGATGTCTCGTAttggggttgggggcggggggggggtctctttcCAGCCCAAGCTTTGGGGCAGAACCGGCCCTTTTTGGGAAAAGGGAGTTGTGCACAGTTGGGGGGCTCCAGAGCAGCGACCCCGGTTGTGGTTGGGGGGGTCACATCCCCctcgggagcccccagagcagccccgggggggcgggcggtttggctgcctctgcctcggggtttttttttgggggggggaagtttCCTGCCCAAAGCGAAGggggggtgctgccccccccccgcgttTCCGCCGGGGAGGCTGCGCTGCGCCCGGCTCCCACGCGCGACCCTCAGCTG contains:
- the IER2 gene encoding immediate early response gene 2 protein, which produces MEEAQRVLAAAVWKLYRCRLQRGGLRLHRSLQLSLLVRAARHRYLAARAAADRPGAAGSAPPPPLLPGGDALSRVPAAPGRDPPAAPERGAPPFAPGRDPASTVHRDPPAAPERGTPPLTPDQESASTVHRDPPAAPERGTPPLTPDQESASTVHRDLPAAPERGTPPLTPGRDPASTVHRDLPAAPERGTPPLTPDQEPASTVHRDPPAAPERGTPPFTPHRDPASTMHRDPPVAPERGASPFTPPRDPPVAPERGASPFAPHRDPASTMHRDPPAAPERGAPAEPQPGRPPGTPPPPRAGRKRRSWEGAAPGPPPVPSKRARLEAEEPPGPPSRCAAPPAAAFGLLVRAVGAC